ATGGAATtttaatagaatacataagaaattgaaaatttaatagaatacataagaaattgaaaatataatagaatacataagaaattgaaaatttaatagaatacataagaaattgaagaatacataagaaattgaaaatttaatagaatacataagaaattgaaaatttaatagaatacataagaaattgaaaatttaatagaatacataagaaattgaaaatttaacaaactgatgaaaacgatcctcacctatttcctaattttttttaaacaatacatatgaaattgaaaatttaatagaatacataagaaattgaaaatctAGCAAAGTAATGAAAACGATCatcacaaatttcctaatttttAATACAATATTTAAGAAATGGAATTTTAATAGAATACATATGAAATTGAAAATTAGTAGTACTATAGACTTTCTCGacgttatgaatattcatgagctcataatattaatgaggtcagaggtcacttccggtttgcatattaaattaatataattagcatatatgaatattaatgattttttaattctTCATAGTAACAAAAGAGAAACATAAGATGCgtgatttttttactttaattagATGTTCCCAGGCAATATCTTCGAGTCAAATGCGCTTTAATCATCGCTTTCTTTAGCGTGTTCCATCTCCTCATCATCGTCGTCTTGTTTAAAAAGACCGGCAAAATTAGGTCGATGTTTAGCTAACACTATTTTAAGCGCTTTGCGTGCGTCCATGCCTTTATCCGTCTTCTCTTCGATGTCGGCCACTATATCATGATGAGTGTCGTCGTTTCTCAGATGTACGTCACGTGCCAAACATTCCCCGTAGTTGTCGAAAAAATTGCGTTTCAGTCACCAGTCCATCgggatttttttttccttcaaattttgtcATCTAAATATCTAGTAAAATACGACaaattgtttaagggatctaTATCTCTTGAACAGCATAGTAGTACAACGCTTTACTGTCATTTTTACTGCATCATTGTAGAGCCAGTGGCCTCACGTGAACTGCTTGTTGTTGACTTTGTCTTCTTCCTGCGTATGAGACCACACAGACAAAAGTGTCCTATGTCAGACACATGTCTGCGAAAGGACGATCCAGCCAAAGTATACAGATATGGATTAACGCTGCTATTAACAAAAATCAACACATTGGCCGCTGTGTGAATCTCTATGTACCGGGGAGTCGACGCAGTCACTACAGGATGAAAAGCCATCCACATATGCACCACGTGACATGGTAACCACATTATGATATAAAATATTACCACCACAAATATGCCTATAATGCTTCTCTTGCGTTGAGCCATTCGACGCCTTGACGCTTCATCGGATGCAGTAAATGCTGACATGTTAAGGCCAATCTTTGTGTAGCATGGTACTATGACTATGAGAGGAACGATGTAGACGGAAAATGCAGTGTAGGCAAAGAATAATTCTTCACCCCAAGGTTGGCCGCATTCAGCGCAGCTTGCTTCTGGTGTTTCTCCCGGGGCGAATGCTGCAGGGTTCTGCACCAGAAAGGAAACTGAAAGGGAAACGAACAAGGCTCGAATAGATGTTTTGTAACATTATTTTGAACTCACATTAATAGAGAAAAAATATGTTGATGCTTCCTTTACATATGACCACGGACACCTCCCTGGGGAGACCTACAAGAACTAACAATATTTCACTTTTAACAAAATATGTATTTCCATAATGTGACCCGATCAAGCAAATGAAAATTAGGACAATGCTACAAAAGTGCCTTGAGCTGATTTACCATTGAAATCCACTAAGAGTTATGAAAATACCAACTATTTTAGGGAAAatggaaaatttgaaaaataaattaagttTGGTgcaccccacatatttaaaagttccatatttgaatttcTCTGAGTCAGAGCTTTTTAGgcatatataacatcataggattcaatcaaattaaaataattcaatgtgtaacccgaatggaaaataaaatatgcaaaattgcctctcaaagcaaattaaattaccagGAATGTGAttgtattgttacgagtcgtacttgactcaaggccaaaatcaccttttacccgaactcacacgaatgaa
This DNA window, taken from Amphiura filiformis chromosome 16, Afil_fr2py, whole genome shotgun sequence, encodes the following:
- the LOC140172477 gene encoding galanin receptor type 1-like — translated: MEVEEVVGEVTSLTLAFLSWDRYRLIVNPLKSLSTRSSKSIYLIMFMIWIVSFLVQNPAAFAPGETPEASCAECGQPWGEELFFAYTAFSVYIVPLIVIVPCYTKIGLNMSAFTASDEASRRRMAQRKRSIIGIFVVVIFYIIMWLPCHVVHMWMAFHPVVTASTPRYIEIHTAANVLIFVNSSVNPYLYTLAGSSFRRHVSDIGHFCLCGLIRRKKTKSTTSSSREATGSTMMQ